In the Hermetia illucens chromosome 1, iHerIll2.2.curated.20191125, whole genome shotgun sequence genome, tttctagTATGTTGTAATTTATAGATTATTCTTAGGTTTAAACACATATTATATCAAATGAGCATTAacatgcaccaccttttcactttataccatgtaaccggctaggccggatatttcCGTAGGTCTTTTTGGACcgcacatgtatttcttttctttgctcaataaataaatctgaatctgaattATCTGAATTTCCATCTTTGAAACACTACTTTTCATTCCTGTTAGTAAAAGGAAGTCGTCGACTCTTCTTAAAGAAATTTAAACGCATATGCACCAAAATAATCTCTCATTGTACATATTTAAGGATGAAATAACGACAATAAGAAAACAGGGAATGGGATACAACAGAAGCTCTCGTCTACCATTCACCatacaaattttgacacatattAAACTTTTGTAAAATATACAGTCAATGAACACCTCACCATGTCTCCCCCATTTTTTGCCCGACCATTTACATATTTATCAGAGGCAAACTCCTAGTCCTAGTTCACAAGACTAGAACTGAGCCTGACGGTTTCCCTTGACAACATTTGCCAAGCATTCAAGTCACTCAACCGAGACCATCCATTTTCCattgtaaaatattaatttgattCTGTTCGGTGGacattaaaattcaattgattGCATGAGTTACTACGACGAAGAAGTTGAAATTAAAACACCAGATTTAGGCGATTGGAATCCGGCCCTCGAGGAAGACATGGCGGAGGCAGCAGGTGTAAGTTTTTCCATTTCCCTGATATATTTATTCTTATTTCTTCATTTATATTACACATGCTAATCTTTACTAATTATTCAAATTCCAGCAACCGGTGAAATTAATTGATGTAGATAGGAAGCCGCGAACCCTTTCTACGAAGCGAAGTGATTCCTTCGACAGTGATTCCGATGTGAGTAAAAGCGAAGCGGGAGGTACCGTGGGGGATGATGCGGTCGCGACGGAGATGAAACTGCAACCAGAAAAGTGGGAGAACTTGGATGTTCCAGACGATTTGAAAAACTGCTTTCAGTACATAATTAAGTATATACCCCAGAACATTTCGGTGGATTACCACTTGCAACCATTCATCCCGGAATATGTTCCGGCCGTGGGCGATGTCGACGCTTTCCTGAATATCAAAAGCCCAGAATGCATCAATGTGAAGAAGCAACAGCAAGTATTGGACTTTCATCAAAAATTAGGACTAATTATTCTCGATGAACCTAGCGGTCAACAGAGTGAGCCCAGTCTTCTGCAGGTCAAGTTGAGGTCGGTCCTGATGAATGCCAAGAGCACCAACATCCAACCAATTGTGGGCCGGACT is a window encoding:
- the LOC119661469 gene encoding intraflagellar transport protein 46 homolog, which translates into the protein MSYYDEEVEIKTPDLGDWNPALEEDMAEAAGQPVKLIDVDRKPRTLSTKRSDSFDSDSDVSKSEAGGTVGDDAVATEMKLQPEKWENLDVPDDLKNCFQYIIKYIPQNISVDYHLQPFIPEYVPAVGDVDAFLNIKSPECINVKKQQQVLDFHQKLGLIILDEPSGQQSEPSLLQVKLRSVLMNAKSTNIQPIVGRTSKEIDKWITEISEMHLMQVQKVSNQLLSTNDIDTLMTEWPGNFEQHLNKIGFPSPKLDCPLSFYVKLVCSLFDIPIKDDSHSSYVIALSTLFNLYLAISSDRNDFKEHSLHQ